The Vicia villosa cultivar HV-30 ecotype Madison, WI unplaced genomic scaffold, Vvil1.0 ctg.005010F_1_1, whole genome shotgun sequence genome segment GCAAATGTAAAAGCTTTAAATGTTATAGTCAATGATGTTAACAAAAACATGTTCAAACTAATGAAAACTTGTACAGAAGCTAAAAAGGCTTGAGAGATTCTTAAGAATGCTCGTGAAGACACATCCAAAATGCATATGTCAAGGCTGTAGATTTCACAACTAAGTTTGATAATTTGAGAATGATGGAAGATGAATCCATATCTGATTTTATTATCAGACTTCATGACATTGCCAACAATTCTTTTCTATTACAGGAGACGATGTTAGAAGAGAAACTGGTCAAAAAATCCTCAGATCTTTGCCAAAGAAGTTTGACATGAAGGTAACAGCTATTGAAGAAGCTCAAGATTTAAGGAGCATGAAAGTTGATGAACTCATtggtgttagaacatagtttggttctacatccttgtaataattttgatgataacaaatacaTAATTTTATTAGGAACAGATATGCACTCTAATCGTATGTATTAATTTACAGAAGTTCTGAAGCACTCTAAGAAGAAAACTGAACTATGAAAGTGACCTCTCAGAAGTAGAAGGCCACATTGAGagaagtttacaagaacaagaagttctaaAGATTCAGAGAATTTTATAAGAACAAGGAGTTCTAAAGATTGAGAGAAGTTTATAAGAACAAGAAGTTCTAAAGATTGAGagaagtttacaagaacaagaagttctaaAGATTGAGAGAATTTACAAGAAAAAGAAGTTCTAAAGATTGAGAaaagtttacaagaacaagaagttctgatactaagACGCTTCACAAGCACCAAAAGACGAAGCTACATTCTATACTTTGATAAGAAGTTTCTAACTGTTCTCTCAAATGGATTCAATGCTTTGATAATCAGAAGATTCTCTTGACGTTACAATCATTAATATAGGATCAAACAAAGTAACGGCTGGAACATTATTACTGCAGACAAAATCTCTATGTTTGGAAAGAACATTTAAATCTCATTTTATTAACCTTCCAAATCGAGTTATTGTGTCTCTCAATGGATCCTGAAGCTCACTCTATATAAAGAAGACAATGATGAAGAATCCGGTTACAACACTTACGCACGTGAACACAAAAAGAGCGCTCATAAAATATTCATACATTTTTATCTCTTATTATTGTTTTGCGATAATTTCGTGTATACATCACAATTGTGATACTGCTTACGATAAGCATTTTTTGTAAAcacacaaaaaaattattttataattgttaTTCCTTGAGCAAACCAGATTGTAGTTTAATCTCGAGAAGACGTTGACGGTTCTATTCGTGTCATTGTAATCAaagttttgattagtggattaagatcTCGTAAGatagaggcaaaatcaccttagtaggatggactgaagtagtttgagttcaaacaaaCCAAGATAACCAAACAAGTCATTTGTTTTACTTTTTGAAaaccccaattcaaaccccctttaatttcttgtgtttttcgtTTCTTCAATTGGTTCTTTGCTAACCTTCGAGATTGCTATACGTgataaatttgaaaagaaaaacaagagcattgttttttaattaaatattgaagaATATGATCAAAGTGAAAGCCAATAAGATGTTATAACATTTATTGGAAGAAAGTTTATCAAATCTTTGAGATGGTTGGACAGACAATGGGGTAATCCATGAAAGAGCATTGGGGGATAAATAAACATGCGAGGGTGAGCTGCCGCACACAATCAGATACTTCTTGAAATGGGCTTTAAAGCCCCAAGGGTTTTTGAGGCATGTCGTCCTTGTAAACATTATactctattttttaaaataacttctcatttatatttataatttatgctTTACAAAGGTTCCTATATAAATAAGGATCTTAGGATCTTGTTAACGAGTGCCCTCaaggcactctttaagcatactaaataaagaaaatatttttttataaaagttaatatttcaatttctaatgtattttcaatgcattaaatacacgcatttttttaaaaaaacttaccaCTTTAATCATTTAAAGAGTACCCCAAAAACACCGCTTAACATTTCCCTATAAATAATCAGTTACATTTTACAAATGACACATTTAAAAATTATATGACATTGTTAATTTTAAGTACAAgaaatatcaaaattatttaaatttaaaatgaaataaatttcaccaaatgttaaaattaaatgatgaaaattgTAATTTAACCTAAACAAATTTATTATGATGtggatatttataaaaataaaaaataatactaattGTAAAAAGGTATTATAGTACTACATATTTAAGATTTATCTTgtaccaaaaaaaatatttaaggattatcattaattaaatcgtttTCAAAGAACAATATGAGATTGAAATTGCGTTTTACTAGTAATATGTCAATTTAAACACATATCTCAATACAAATTTATTAAGTCACACCAATCTAGGCTAGAAGATTTGAAGCATTCATGACCTGAAGTAGTAATTTCCAAAGTTACTTTACTTGGGTTGATGAAGTTAATCAAGTGACGATTGTTATTCCCGAtattttaactttgaaaatcattaagcaTCACTGcttatatatgtgtatgtatttTCATTCTTCAACTCCTCAGCTTATAATCCTTATCTTTTGGTTTTTTCCTTCGGCATTATGGCTTCCAATTGTTTGAGTCATGTGATGGGAATTGAGAATCTTGAAATCACAGCAAAACCAAACTGGCTTGAACTCCCTAGAAACATCACAATAAACATACTGCAGAGACTTGGTACGGTTGAAATAGTTACAAGTGCATGTGTAGTGTGTCCTCTCTGGTGGAAAATTTGCAAGGACCCTCGCATGTGGCGCACCATTGATATGGTTACTGGTATCTCTCTGTCATACTCTGAAAACTTTGAATCTTTTTATCGATTACAGAAGATTTGTCGCTATGCTGTCGATCGAAGTTGTGGTCATCTCGAAAACATTTACATCAAAAAATTTGGGAATGATGATCTCCTTCTTCACATAGCTAACAGGTAGTAAgtagtattatttattttttatttgttgtaaCTAGTAAGTACTAACTGATAGGACATGAGGACTCGTATACATAATGCATTAAACTTTTGGGCGAATATGTAGTGTCTCTTTCACTGCGATGCTCGTGACAAATGTTGATGTTCCTCCTCATGTTGTATCAGTTAATCATATTTATGTTAGTTTAAGCATATCGTTGcatgatttattttcaaattttcagtGCAAGTCAACTGCGATGTATTTGGCTTGACGGATGTTCTGCCATTTCAAATGAAGTATTCGAGGAAATTGCGAAGAGGCAGCCATTCTTAGAAGAGCTTGACATTTGTCATTGTTCTTTCCTAAGCAAAGATTTGTTTGAACATATTGGCAGATGTTGTCCACTTTTGAAGTCTCTGAAATATAGTCCTCCTAATGAGGTAGCAGGTGACAATAAGTGTGATGATGTCGCATTTGCTATAGCAAATACAATGTCTAATCTCAGGCATCTTACAGTTTTGAATAACGAACTCACCAACAACGGATTATTAGCTATTCTAGATGGATGCCCTCTTCTTGAATCTCTTGACATTCGAGGATGTGTTTATGTTGAATTGGATGGAAGTTTGGGGAAAAGATGCAATGAGCAGATCAAAGTGTTACGTTTTCCGGCTGAATCTATAGATCACAAGTTTGATCGTTACGATTACACAGACTATATTTATCATGGTTTTATGACGTGTAATATTAAAGATGTTGGTAATATTGATCTTTCTTGGATAGATGGGATTCCAGAAAGCGATGTTTctgattttgatttttattaattgggTTGCAAAGCTTATTGTTAACTCTGGCCATGTACTTTTCAATTTGCTGATTTATGTTCTACACATAATGTACGTGCAATtgcattatcttttttttttccgcCTGTTCTAGAAAGCCACTCTTCATAACTACCAAAATGTTCTACCTTGATTTACTTCTAACCTTTTTACATTTTACTTCTTCCGACATGCCATTCTGATTCGACTGGTCCCGAATTTACTCGAAATTGTGACTTACACTTTCTTGCTCTGAGTCAACCAATTTCATAATCTATGCGTATTATTCTGATTGGATAGTCAATACTCCCAATCTTCGTGGTGTCAACCACTTATTCCTTACCTACAAGGATACCAAGTTAGTTacattataatatatatagttatagGAGCTTGCCTAACTAATAACAAAATGTCATCAAAATATGAAATTAAGAGACGGCCTTTTTTTTAAGAGTTACTCTCTTCATTTTATAAAGGTATCGTTTAAGATTCTTgttcataaattaaaaaaatgaaattaagtaGTCAAAATTGATTCAATTGATAACTAGTTAATTCAGCCTACAGTAATGAATAAAGATACAAAGCTCAATACAAATTTGAAGTAAATCCAAATCTAGTTTATTGGATACCCAAATTGTCTTACACCATAAAGTTAATTAATGAGGTTAATACAAAAACACGTGACATTTGTTATTCCATACAAAAACACGTGGCATTTTAACTCTTTAACTAATAATGTATTCTTAGTCATTCTATAATCTCTTAACAAGATAAGAGTTTGAAAGATATCATAAAAATCATTAGAATAGTTTACATAGTTGtattaaaatttctattttttttcttaaattgaaaaatgaatcaattaaaTTAGAAGTTTAGGCATAAGATATGCCAGTGCTGAACCAAACTACCACCAACCAAACTGTCAATCTACCAATGGCACTTCATAATGCTTTAGACAATAGCAGTACTACCACCCAACAAATTGAGGCTCATATATACCTGTGTAAACAAATGACTTACTCACAAGCTAAACCTAACATTTCCAAGCTTTCTTTGCGATATCCACTACAATGAGACTCCTATATATAAACAAGAAAACAAGTATACATATACACACTGACCAGATCAGAAGACCATGTCCTAAGACATACAAGTTGCCAAGTTCCTTACAGATGCCAATATCTTAGACTGCATGCATCAAAACTGCCAATCCGGAACTAATCTACCGATGCCTGATACAGCCAAATACCTGACCCCTTGTTGCATATTTTAAGAAAACAGACAGCTAGATAACACCCATACTTGCCAAACCTCAGACTTTGATTATACCCAGCCTCTTCATCGAGGCAGATTAAAAGACGCATTAGACTCTACAACCAACCTGTAAACTGCAGAAAATCATGCGATTCAAGTACTATTGAGACATATTTTCCATTCAAACATATAGATTTTGAATTAAGCAAGTTTCACGAATTCCTTTGCACATGTTCAAACATTTTCTCTAATGATACTTCGttgtttttgaaaaacttgttgttGGAATCACCCCAAAAGTTATAGAGAACTCCGAATCAATCTTTGAAGAATAATATTCAATCACACCGATCAAAGTTCTTGTTGTTCTTCACTTTTCACTCGAGCGAATCATCCAACCTTAGTTGCAAGATGATTCCGCTCCACAgttaataaaagaagaaaaataagatgaattGGGGAAGAAAGGGAATTAAGGTTTGAACAAAAGAAGGGGAATAAGAAtaatttctgcagagtttctctcttctcacaaactaTTACTATTTTTTGCAACTGCAATTTTCAAGTAATACAATAATAGGGGTTACTTCCTATTTATAGATTTTAGATTTGCTTACTCCCTAGGCAAAGCCAAAATATAAAAACCCAAAATATCTAATTCTGTTAACAAAAATCTAAACCTAAGTCGAAATCCTGTCAAGGCAACTCCTTCGACAATTCGACTCACATAAATTTGACACAGATACAATAGGCTATTTTGACACGACCTTGTTTATGTCAAGCAAcatgcttcgacacaaggaattacaatctCAACACACCACATAAtttattgtgtctaagctatctacattcatcatagatCTTAATTTCTTGAATACTTTGACCCGCACTCCTTTCGTCATGatgtctgcaatctgattctcgaTTCAGCAGTGTTTCAAGTGCAACATCCCTTTGGCTATATGCTCTCGAAAATAATGAAACCTCATTTTGATGTGTTTGCTTCTACCATGTGCTATTGGATTCTTCgccagattgatagctgacatgctttcgatcttcatggtaattgcttcATTATTCTTCCCTGTTATTTCTTCGACCaaattcaccatccatgttgtttgacatgcacaaagagaccTTCACAAGAAgatagtgccactactggttcTTTTCATGAGCCCCAAgaaactggtgcaccacctagcataaacacataactagttatggattttcgatcctcaacatcactacaccaacttgagTCGGTGTATCCCAATAGTTTGCATTATTTTCCTTCATTAGTTGCAGAAACAGAATGTTATAGTCGATAGTTCATGTCATATACCTTAGTATCTTCTTCGTTACTGCTAGGTGTGATACATTTGgttttgggttaaataagtttttagtccctataaatatggcaactttcaattttagtccctgcaaaatttttcttcaaacaatggtcctcacaatattttccgtccctattttTAGTCCTTCCCGTTAAATTTCACTAAtggaggcttacgtggcacgccacgtgtaacgccacgtcaattaaagtcaatactaattaaaaatagatagattgcgggggttttaaaccccctctaaataacttaaaaaaccagaaattttcagaaacaattttaaaacttttttttcattttcagaaAGCATCACCAAACAATTTTTTCTCGTAAATGCACACCACCTTTGGAATGCATGCAAGGCATAAAGGAAATGAGATCTACCGATGTTGAATCATAAGTTGAATCAAAATGATTTGCATTGAAACACAACACGTACACTATTGAAAGGATAAAAAGAGATGATATAGAATTAAAGGAACTTCGTGCCTAGCATAGTGAAGTCCACGAATCACAAATCAAAGTCACATAACATAATGCAAATGGAAACAACACCAAAATAAAAACCTTTCCTACTTCACATTACCATTTTTTTGTAGGTAGGCTTGTGGCCGAAACAGCTTCAACAATGCACCCCTTGAGTTGAATGGTTGTATCCAATCCATCAGGTTCAGTGAGACAAAGTGACTAATAATTGATTTTACCTTACTTCCTAACAGGAGAAACACATGAACAATCTGAAACACACAAAATAACCgaataataaaatactaaaaaaaattgcTATCTTAGTTGACTCTACTACACAATGAGGGTTTCATCAAAAAGGGGAACTTTGTGGAAGAATCAAAGTTACCTCTTTTTTGAAAGAATTTTGAGAATCATCAAATTGTGAACTATTACTACTACCAATTCGGGTTATTGATAAAATTCTGGCTTTATCACTATTAATCTTGCAACGCAGTCATTCAAGGATCCACAAGAGACCAAGAAATTCAACACCCACAACAACAACGACACCAAGAAGAAACCCAATGAAGATGAAAGCATAAACCATAACCATTTCACCGACCTTGAATTGTTGGAATTTAGAGAAAATTGATGTTAGACCTACCCAGAAGAGGGAAAAGAATAAATATTGGATTTTGAAGatacctagaagttgaaaatggaATCAGATGCTAAGAAACAATAATAGTGGTGAAGAATCAGTTTGTTTCTTGGTGAAGTTGTGGAATTGAATGTTTGTTAGAAGGAAAGAGGGGTTTGTGATTGTTGGGATTGATTCGGACCAGGAAGCATCACCAAACAATTTTTTCTCGTAAATGCATATCACTTAATTATGAAAATTGCatctgaaaatgaaaaagaagttttaaaattgcttctgaaaatttctggttttttaagttatttaaagggggtttaaaacccccgcaatctatctatttttaattagtaTTGACTTTAAATCTTTAATTGACGTGGCGTGCCACCTAAGCCTTCGTTAGTGAAATTtaacgggagggactaaaaatagggacggaaaatattgTGATGACCATTGTTTGAAGAATTTTTTTGCAGGGGCTAAAATTGAAagttgtcatatttatagggactaaaaacttatttaaccctttggTTTTTGCATGAATCGACTCACCATACCTATATTGTATGCTAGATCATGCCTTGTGTGACAAATATATCTTAATGACGCAATAAATTTTTTGTAATGTATTGGGTCAACATCATTTTCATATGAGTCTTTCGACAGTTGCTGTCTTGGTTCAGCAAGTATCAAGGACCACCACCATTGATACATTGATACATTGATAGTGGATTAAGTGGCAAACCTATACTATGCTCCCACTACAAGCTACGTCTACCGAGCGAGATGCATTGCGATTTCCTCTTCTATGGACGCACCATAATATTCTCCAGGACTTTCCTTTGTTAGAAATCCACAAACAACATTCTGGAACTTCCAAACCAAACAAATGCAACACGTTTAACCCTGCCCGCATTTCCTTTGTTTTAAAGGGGCCAGAGAAATGTCTCCACCTGCTTCCAACAGTCTTTCATCGGCCTATTGTAgcagtgaaattggtgagactaaagtcatggaaaagacttagcttattttgttttaaacagagtcgccacctcgctttattgtttccaaaaggaataggagaaagagcgaataaaacccacaaaagtttttaaaatcaaaactaataaacttatcagagatttcggtaagggggtttgttatacaaggggaaggttttaagcacccctcatatccatggtactccatgggaacctctttgaaaatgtttttgtttgaaaatcatcTATGAACTTGTTTAAAATAGAAGGTGAGGAtaggaaaagaagtttttgaaagtgagctcaaTAAGACATCACATCATAGGCCTACATACCCTtctttaaagaagaagaagaaagtcaaagcttttgtagttcctcttaaaaggaaaataaaagagccaaagtggccaaaatctttttgggtgttaagcTTTACCAATACTTAacaaaacatttttgaaaaagattaggctttaaaatacctaataagtttaaaaggttaagctttaaaatacttaacaattttaaaaccaaagggaccaagctttaaaatacaaagtcaatgggttaggagaagtttcacaGGGAATAATTCGTCTCTTAACACcaatgttttaaaacaaaagacctagctttaacaatacaaggtcaatggactaagaatagtttcaccaaGAATAATTATATTCTTTAGTACCATAGTTTAAAAACAAAAGgatttggttaagctttaacaatacaaaaccattttaaaagacaaggtaaaagctttaacaataattTTAAACACAAGATAAAAGAGATTAGAAAGGGAGTTTGAGtatcttgacaattttagtcaatatcattcccatccttttggacaaaaacaacaaacttaaccaatcaacaatggacacctcaagtgtgtgtgtgtgtgtgtgatatcatgtgacacaagaacaaacaagtgagtatgataatcaacaaataagagagatggatgtatctaaatccttggattcaaactcatgtatgaatgatgaatgattgatatgatgaataaacatggggttaaataaacaacacatatgagaaattaacaagacaatggttaaaataacaattaagtacaaaacaaggactaaatcaacaagtatatataagataaaaaactaaattaatcacggataaacaaagatcaacatgtttctttttgGGTTAGGTTTTTGAATTAGGATTTTCAAACTAGGGTTTAATCATGAACACCTAAAACtagttgattttaattgttaaataccaatttctttaagagaaattgtctaagggtacatgaagaggtcaaagacatcctattctaaccctaaacaaatatttacaaatcaTTCATAAAGTTCTatgaaagaaataatcaaaacaaaatgatttttaGTTGACTTTTCAAtgtaaaagacatgtttttgatttaattttaaatgataaaatattaaatatttttgggattttttaacatggtatgaaaataaataaaataaataaatcacacaaaaaataagggattaaaaacattaattttcctattttttatgattttttgaagtttaataaaaaacaaa includes the following:
- the LOC131642435 gene encoding putative F-box/LRR-repeat protein 23, which gives rise to MIYFQIFSASQLRCIWLDGCSAISNEVFEEIAKRQPFLEELDICHCSFLSKDLFEHIGRCCPLLKSLKYSPPNEVAGDNKCDDVAFAIANTMSNLRHLTVLNNELTNNGLLAILDGCPLLESLDIRGCVYVELDGSLGKRCNEQIKVLRFPAESIDHKFDRYDYTDYIYHGFMTCNIKDVGNIDLSWIDGIPESDVSDFDFY
- the LOC131642434 gene encoding F-box protein SKIP19-like, translated to MASNCLSHVMGIENLEITAKPNWLELPRNITINILQRLGTVEIVTSACVVCPLWWKICKDPRMWRTIDMVTGISLSYSENFESFYRLQKICRYAVDRSCGHLENIYIKKFGNDDLLLHIANR